From Ktedonobacteraceae bacterium:
CACATTACCCTAAAAGGTGGTAAATGGCGTTGCTCAAAGGGCTCATGGCTGGTTTGGGTGGCCGCCTGGGGCAGTGGTTTGGGTGCCGAGGTCGTCGGAGCGCCCGGCGGCAAGCCGGGACCACTGGGCGGTCGGGCGGCCGTCCAGCCGGAACTGGCCACCTTTGGAATCCCACCGCTGCGGCCAGCCAGCGGGCGAGTCTTCCCAGGTCTCCTGCCGGCCATACACAGTCATGTCTAACAGTCCGTAGGTAGGAGCCATCACTTCATTGCCGCGGCCGGTGGTCCAGTAGGTCTCGAAGACCCGGTCACCGTCTCGGAGATAGCAGACCAGGATGCCGAAGTGCCGGTCCGCGACCAGCTGGTCCACGGACTCCTGTGGCACCGAGTACCAGGGAACATCCCAGCCCATGAAGTCGCGGTAACGGATGCTCTCCTCGTATGGGCCTTCGCAGAACGTCGCGTAGGTAACGTCACGGGAATGCAGGTAGGATAGCTCGCGAACCTGGCTGTTGGAGAAGGTGCAGCCCTCGCACTGGGCGCTGGCGGGTTGACCGGTGTGCCACATGTGAAAATAGACGATCAGAAGCTTGCGGCCCTCGAAGACCTCCAGCAACGTGACTGGTCCATGCGGGCCAACCAGCTGGATGGTGGGGTCCATCTCCACTACCGGCAGGCGTCTGCGAGCCGCCGCGATCGCGTCCCCTTCGCGGGTGTGCGCCTTTTCCCGAACTCGCAGCTTGTCCAGTTCCGCCTGCCAGGTGGCCCGGTCAACCACCGCGGGCAGCGCAGAAGTGTCGAGGCCCTTGGGGAAATGGTGCTGATCATATGGGTTCATAGGTGGTTCCTTTCTTTTCTCTCTCCCTCTTGCATTCGAGATGACTGATGGAGAGCGTAGATTTTCTTGCAATTTGCACGTGTATCTATTCTATGAGCCGAGAAAGAAAATGGCAATTCGGATGTTGTCTCAATCTCTCGCTCATGCCTCCCGGTTACTTCGTCTCAAGCCTGCTTTCCGGCGTATTGAGTACCGGCACTATCATCGTCCTGGCAGGAATCGTCATGATACGCAGTGCTTTCTGGCTGCTGGCGCAGGCAATGAAGCTAAAGCAATCGCAGATTTTTGCGAGGCCAGTAGGGGCGGGGGTTGTAGCGGATGCGGGGAAGAGGGAGCTTGCCAAAAAAACTATATGTCATCCAGGCGTCAACCGCAGCCTCAATACTCCTGGCATCGGCAGCTCGAGATCGAAATGGGCAATGCTGCCGGTTGGTTTCACATCGGGCAATGATTGCTCGTCGAGTTTATCGGCGGCATGTAATTGTTTCCATTGCGCGGCTGTGGGCCAGTCGCGCTCTGATTGCCAGTGAGCAGCGATGTTGGAGTGGCGGGCGTCGACGCGTGCCAGCGAACAGTGATAGGGGCGGTCTTCAAGCTGTTCGATGCTGATGCGCAGGCGGCGATTGAGCAGGGGACTGCCCTGGACTTTGGACTGGTCGAGCGTGCCGTTCCAGGCCAGGATGTCTATGGAGCCATCCGCTTTGCGAGTGGCCCAGGCATCTACCAGCGACCCGGCACCATCTCCTTGCAGGTCAAGCCGCACGAGGTCCGTGCCCATGTCTTGCAGCAGGGCCAGCGCCCAGAAACGCGGCTTGCGCAGGTTGCCGATGGTGAGCAGCCCGAAGCCGCCGTGCAGCAGCTTGGATGGCCGTCCCAACTCCTCGAAGTGATCGCTGATGACCCAGTAAGAAAGGGCATCGCCTCGTCCCTGGATGCTTTTCATGCCATGTAGTACAAATGGCGCGCCGAACGCCTCGTCGTCGACGGCGGCAAAGTGCGTTGGTGATACGCCCCATTCCGTCCACCAGATCTTGACGTTCTCGCATCCATAGGCTTTGAGCGCCTGCCGTATGTCCAGTGGCAGGTTGCCGTAGGTGTGAGTCGAGACGAAATCTAGCGGAAGCTGCTTGCCGCGCACGAAGTCCAGCAGGGCGGAGATCCATTCCGCCGCCGCGCTTGATGGGCCACCCACGAGTAGACGCTCATCGACCGACTTGATAGCGCGGGCGCTTAGCTCATAGAGCCGGAAATATTCTTCCTGGGTGCCGCTCCAGAACACTTTCAGGTTGGGCTCATTCCAGACCTCGAAACCCCATTGGGTCACTTCCTCGATGCCGTAGCGTTCCACGAGATGCGCGGCGAGTCGATGAATCAATGCTTCCCAGCGCTTCCAATCGCGCGGCGGCGAGATGATGCCGCGATAGGCAAAGACGGTGGCGTCAGGATCAGAGGCCAGGTCGCGCGGCATGAAAGAAAGCTCTACCACCGGGCGCAGCCCTATTTCCAGCAGGTCATCATAGATGCGGTCGATGTTCGTGAAATCGTACCGCGGCTCTCCATTAACCTCATGGTAGACAGGATGTTCGATATCTTCCTGTGTGAGACCATCCGCGAGAGCAACACCGGCAAGGCGCGCGGGCGTTGTCAGGATGGCATGGGCACGGATGTGAGTAGCGCCCAGTTCCGCGCGCGCAATGCGCAGCGCCTGCGCGAACTCCGCGCCGATATTGTTGCTGCCCGGCCCTTCACCATAGAAGAGTTGTGAGAGATGCTCCGAGCCGAGCATTTGCCACACTCGATGAATATGGCCCGCCGCCGTCCGGGCTTTGACATTCAGGTTCAGCAGCGCCGGACTGCTCGTTCCCGCTTGTGCCTCGACAGGCCCTGTGAGCTTGCCCGGCTTTCCCTTGACATCTGAAAGCGAGGCCACGGCATACCAGTAGCGCCTGCCGGGTGTGCCTGTCGTATCGGCATACACCGGCCCGGGTACGGGAATAACATCGCCTCCGCCGTGATCGATGGGCGCGAAAGGCCCGGACGGCGATTCGCTGCGCTGCACGAGGTATCCAACTGCCCCGGGCACGGGTTGCCAGCGCAAGGTCACCTGGCCTGCCCCCGCTTCGGCAGTGAGGCCGCCCGGCGGTGGCAACTCGACTGTGGCATATTGCCCCTGTGACACTGCCCCGCCGGAAGAGCGCTGGCCGATGTGTTCTTCCCATTCAGCGCGCGCGCCGGTATGCTGCTGCGAAGACGTATCCATGAGGTATCGTTACCCTTTCAGGCCCGTTAAGGCAATGCCCTGCGTGAAGTAGCGCTGGAGCGCCAGGAAGACCGCGATAATCGGCAGCACGACTACTACTGCACCTGCCAGCAGCAGCCCGTTATCGGATGAGTGCTGACCAACCGCAAATGTCGCCAGCGCCACCGGCAGGTTATATTTTTGATCGCTGGTAAGCACGATCAAGGGCCAGAAGAAGTCGTTCCACGAACTCAAGAACGTCAGGATGGTCACGGTGGCAAGGGCCGGCTTCGAGAGCGGCATCGCTATGCGCCAGAACAGGAAGAACTCGCTGGCGCCATCGACGCGCCCCGCTTCAAGCAGTTCATCCGGGATGCCGAGCATGAACTGGCGCATCAAAAACACGTTGAATGCCGCCGCGGCCTCGGGCAGGATCACCGCCGGAAGCGTATTGACCAGGTGTATCTTGCTCATCAGCACGAACAAGGATACATAGGTGACGGCGGCAGGCACCATCATCGTTGACAGCACCAGCAGGAAGAGCGCATTTTTCCCGCCGAACTTCAGCTTGGCCAGCGCGTAGCCGAGCATAGAGCAGAAGAGCAGGTTCAATACCGTAATGCTGACTGCCAGGATGATCGAATTCAGAAAGTACAGCGGGAAATTGAAATTGTTGAAAAGCCGGTAAAAGTTATTCAGCGTTGGCGCCTGGGGAATCCAGTCCGGCGGCACAAGAGCCAGCTCAGCAGGATTCTTGAGCGAACTGAGAATCATCCAGACGAAAGGGATGATCATCACGATCAACCCCAGGGTAAGCAGGGCGTAGATCCACCAGTTCCGTTTGAGGGCATCGATGCGCGCCTGTTTCTTCTGCTCCTCCGTTGCATCTGCCGGTACCGCGAAGGCCGGGGTGGTAGTCTGGGTGTCCAACATAATCTCTACCTCCTATTGCTCACTCATGTCTGAGGCCGCAGAATGCGGAACTGAACCAGCGAGACGATGGCAATCGCTACGAACAGCACATAGGCGATGGCGCTCGCGTACCCTTGATTGAAGTAATTGAAGCCCTGTTGGTACAGGTACATCGAGACGGTGAGCGTGCGGTTGAGCGGGCCACCGCCGGTCATCACAAATGGCTCCGCGAAGACTTGCAGGAAAGCGATACTGGTGGTAACCACCACGAAGAGCATCGTGGGCTGCAGCAGCGGCAGCGTGATGTAACGAAAGCGCGCGAAAGAACCCGCGCCGTCGATGTGAGCCGCCTCGTAGAGCGTCTTATCGATGCCTTGCAGCCCGGCGAGGAAGATGATCATCGCGCCCCCCAGGTTATGCCAGACGGCCATGAAGATGATCGAGGGCATCGCCAGGTTCGGGTCGCCGAGCCAGTTTATGCCCGGCAAACCAACCGCGTGCAGCACATTGTTGATAAGGCCCACGTCGGGGTCATAGAGATAGCGCCAGACGACGGCAATGGCAACGATACTGGTGACGACCGGCAGGTAATAGCCGACGCGGAAAATTGCCCGAAACGCCCCCACACCTCGATTCAGCCCGACGGCAATCAACAAAGCGAGAACGACATCGAGCGGTATGCCGATGACCACGAACTCGAGCGTGTTCAGTACGGCAGCGATAAAATCTGGGTCATGGGCAAGCTGCACGTAGTTGCGGAAGCCAATGAAATTCAGGTTGAACGGATTCGCTACGTTAGCGATGCCGAAGTCAGTGAAGCTCAGGATCAGCGAGGCGATGATGGGCGCGGCCATGAAGACCACGAAGATAATGATCCACGGCGATGCAAAGAGCCAGGGTACCAGGCGACCACCGAGCCTCACCCGCGACCTGCGCGGCGCTTTGTGCGCCGCGCGAGCCGCCGGGGTGACGGTAGATGTTCGAGTTGTAGTACTCATTCATCAGCTCCCGGTGCCTATGGATTGCGCTTTCTGTTGCATCGTCTGCGCGCCCTGCTGCGGGGTCATCTTCCCAAACATCACCTGCTGCATCTGGTCATCGATCATGTTAGCGATCTGCTCCCAGTTGACGATAGTGGGAGGGCCCTTGGTGTCGCTTAATTGATCGTGGAAGATGGTCAGGTACTTGTTTGTAGCAAGCGTACCGCTACTCCAGGCCGCCTTCACCGCGGGCAGGTCCGAAACGGTTTCATACCACTTTTGCTGCACAGCCGGCTGCGTAACATATTGCACGAACTTCCAGGCGGCAGCGCGATTGGGACTGTTCTTGAAGACGACCATATCGGCTCCCCCGGCGAACGAGGTGTTCGTGATATCCTTAGGCAGTGTGGTGATCGCCCATTTGCCGTTCATTGCCGCTCCGCCCTCTTGCTGGATCAGGCTGATCTCCCATGGGCCTGAAATGAACATCGGTGTCGATCCACTGACAAAGCCCTGCGCAACATCGAAGTTTGGCGGCTCCGTCATGGGCGTGAGGCCCTGTTTGAAAAATTGCTGGTAGTAGGCGAGGGCCTGTACTACCGGAGAGGTATTAAAGGTGAACTGGTTGTTGTTGTAGACTCGCCCACCG
This genomic window contains:
- a CDS encoding DUF899 family protein; the protein is MNPYDQHHFPKGLDTSALPAVVDRATWQAELDKLRVREKAHTREGDAIAAARRRLPVVEMDPTIQLVGPHGPVTLLEVFEGRKLLIVYFHMWHTGQPASAQCEGCTFSNSQVRELSYLHSRDVTYATFCEGPYEESIRYRDFMGWDVPWYSVPQESVDQLVADRHFGILVCYLRDGDRVFETYWTTGRGNEVMAPTYGLLDMTVYGRQETWEDSPAGWPQRWDSKGGQFRLDGRPTAQWSRLAAGRSDDLGTQTTAPGGHPNQP
- a CDS encoding carbohydrate ABC transporter permease, which encodes MLDTQTTTPAFAVPADATEEQKKQARIDALKRNWWIYALLTLGLIVMIIPFVWMILSSLKNPAELALVPPDWIPQAPTLNNFYRLFNNFNFPLYFLNSIILAVSITVLNLLFCSMLGYALAKLKFGGKNALFLLVLSTMMVPAAVTYVSLFVLMSKIHLVNTLPAVILPEAAAAFNVFLMRQFMLGIPDELLEAGRVDGASEFFLFWRIAMPLSKPALATVTILTFLSSWNDFFWPLIVLTSDQKYNLPVALATFAVGQHSSDNGLLLAGAVVVVLPIIAVFLALQRYFTQGIALTGLKG
- a CDS encoding sugar ABC transporter permease — translated: MSTTTRTSTVTPAARAAHKAPRRSRVRLGGRLVPWLFASPWIIIFVVFMAAPIIASLILSFTDFGIANVANPFNLNFIGFRNYVQLAHDPDFIAAVLNTLEFVVIGIPLDVVLALLIAVGLNRGVGAFRAIFRVGYYLPVVTSIVAIAVVWRYLYDPDVGLINNVLHAVGLPGINWLGDPNLAMPSIIFMAVWHNLGGAMIIFLAGLQGIDKTLYEAAHIDGAGSFARFRYITLPLLQPTMLFVVVTTSIAFLQVFAEPFVMTGGGPLNRTLTVSMYLYQQGFNYFNQGYASAIAYVLFVAIAIVSLVQFRILRPQT
- a CDS encoding sugar ABC transporter substrate-binding protein; translation: MRKHKLLAILAPLTLLVMVLAACGGGGGGSGNANSGNLTIWAMGTEGDNLKVLANDFMKQNPNIHITVQSIPWSDAHSKLLTAVEGNQTPDIAQMGTTWMAEFAKTGALDTTPSSFNPSDFFQSAWNTTVYNGQSYGVPWYVDTRVLFYRTDIAQKAGITSPPQTWQQLLADAKAMQQKGGAKYGISLQSNDWEEWLPLVWQAGGRVYNNNQFTFNTSPVVQALAYYQQFFKQGLTPMTEPPNFDVAQGFVSGSTPMFISGPWEISLIQQEGGAAMNGKWAITTLPKDITNTSFAGGADMVVFKNSPNRAAAWKFVQYVTQPAVQQKWYETVSDLPAVKAAWSSGTLATNKYLTIFHDQLSDTKGPPTIVNWEQIANMIDDQMQQVMFGKMTPQQGAQTMQQKAQSIGTGS